From Heliomicrobium modesticaldum Ice1, a single genomic window includes:
- a CDS encoding transposase: MTVQDGVDKDEGETTVAQRLIRRMAETYGKITDVYTLDALFAKAPVIHAALDAGAHVVVRMKEERRRIMKEANACFANRLPDSTWEERDGKGNTVYVQAWDEEGLAQWPQVRVPMRIVKIIRHTNKTVIEANKEVFVTDVVERWIATTCSSEKADTQTIAQIAAARWDIENIGFRNLKTFNALDHCFVHDSVAIKAMIGFQVLAFNLKRLFFFHHLPASRHRDVPLRYLIDEMREATRWVSLHLYRWVWEWGLSTA, translated from the coding sequence ATGACTGTTCAGGATGGGGTGGACAAGGATGAAGGAGAAACCACCGTCGCCCAACGATTGATCCGACGTATGGCCGAGACCTATGGAAAAATAACGGATGTATACACGTTAGACGCGCTGTTTGCCAAAGCACCCGTCATTCATGCCGCTCTGGATGCAGGCGCTCATGTAGTTGTTCGCATGAAAGAAGAACGTCGACGGATAATGAAAGAGGCAAATGCCTGCTTTGCGAACCGGCTTCCGGACTCCACTTGGGAAGAAAGAGATGGAAAAGGGAATACCGTTTACGTTCAAGCTTGGGACGAAGAGGGATTGGCACAATGGCCGCAAGTTCGCGTGCCCATGCGAATCGTAAAAATCATTCGTCATACCAACAAGACAGTCATCGAAGCAAACAAAGAAGTCTTTGTCACTGATGTGGTGGAGCGCTGGATAGCAACCACATGCTCATCCGAAAAAGCGGATACCCAGACGATCGCACAAATTGCCGCCGCTCGTTGGGATATTGAGAATATTGGATTTCGCAACCTTAAGACGTTCAACGCCTTGGACCACTGCTTCGTGCACGATTCGGTGGCGATCAAAGCGATGATCGGATTTCAAGTGCTGGCTTTTAATCTTAAGCGATTGTTTTTCTTTCACCACCTCCCTGCCTCTCGTCATCGAGATGTGCCGCTTCGATATCTCATTGATGAGATGCGCGAAGCGACGAGGTGGGTATCTTTACATCTATATCGTTGGGTCTGGGAGTGGGGCTTATCTACTGCCTAG